The genomic segment TATCACTGGGCTTTTGCCGACGCCATGCACGGCCCGCGCATCCCGGGCGTCATGCTCATGGCCCGGGAAGGGGAGATGATCAATATCGCCTTGACCAACGAAATGGATGAGGCGCACGCCTTTGCCATCCCCGGCGTGGTGGACAGCGGGCCGCTTGCCGCCGGGGAAAGCCGGACGTTGACCTTCGCTGCACCCCGAGGGGGAACGTACCTCTACTTCGATCCACTGAACGCCCCGGTCAACAGGGTCATGGGGCTCTACGGTGCCATGATCGTGCTGCCGGCGGCGGGAAACACCCCTTACAGCGACCCGACACCCCTGGTGCAGGGGCTGTTCGACGCTTTGGGCGACCAGGGGACGATGCCCGAGTTCTTTCCTGGTGATGCCTGGGATCCTGCGAGAAACTGGGTCTGGCTCTTCGCTGCGGTCGACCATAAGAAAAATGAGATGGTGAGGAATCTCCCGGCGGGTCAGGCCATCGACCCGGAGGTCTTCCTCGACGGCTACCTGCCGCAATACTTCCTGCTCACCGGCAAGAGCGGCTTCTTCTCCTCCCACGATCCGGAGATCTTCCCGCACGGCAACATCGGGCAGCCGGCCATCATCCGCACTCTGAACGCCGGCCTGGCCACCCACTCGCCGCACATCCACGGCACCCACCTGGCCCAGATCGCCGTGGACGGGGTGGTCGCCGAGAATCCCTTCTCCCTCGACACCTGGTCGCTGCCGCCGTTGGGACGGGTCGACCTGTTCCATCCCTTCGTCGCGCCCCTCGATGCCTTCCCGTGGCCGCCGAGCAACATCCTCGAGTTTCCGATGCCCTTCACCATGCACTGTCACACCGAGATGTCGCAGACCGCCGCCGGCGGCAAC from the Desulfuromonadales bacterium genome contains:
- a CDS encoding multicopper oxidase domain-containing protein produces the protein MKRREFIKYGAYGVTVVAFGSMVTIPQFIKVGAARLPNGGTLKLSMKEVLFEMVDKRPVYHWAFADAMHGPRIPGVMLMAREGEMINIALTNEMDEAHAFAIPGVVDSGPLAAGESRTLTFAAPRGGTYLYFDPLNAPVNRVMGLYGAMIVLPAAGNTPYSDPTPLVQGLFDALGDQGTMPEFFPGDAWDPARNWVWLFAAVDHKKNEMVRNLPAGQAIDPEVFLDGYLPQYFLLTGKSGFFSSHDPEIFPHGNIGQPAIIRTLNAGLATHSPHIHGTHLAQIAVDGVVAENPFSLDTWSLPPLGRVDLFHPFVAPLDAFPWPPSNILEFPMPFTMHCHTEMSQTAAGGNYPQGAVTDWEIRSPQVGGPEASEEEFPSFRGMDPAMFKRTSTAGRGSAGHVAKESGHGSH